The Anoxybacillus flavithermus genome has a segment encoding these proteins:
- a CDS encoding spore coat-like protein, producing the protein MYQSWPTMQMPHIPPVNYYPYYSQPMSFPAQPVVPPVAPSMSPFAPPAASPFVPPMSPFVPAPKPPSLLEQFKTKEGTYDITKMMNTMGQAVQVMNQMSGLVKGLTQTFKL; encoded by the coding sequence ATGTATCAATCGTGGCCTACGATGCAAATGCCACATATTCCACCAGTGAACTATTATCCATACTATTCTCAACCGATGTCGTTTCCAGCTCAGCCAGTCGTTCCGCCTGTTGCACCATCGATGTCTCCATTCGCTCCGCCAGCGGCTTCTCCTTTTGTACCGCCGATGTCTCCATTCGTTCCCGCCCCGAAACCGCCAAGCTTGCTTGAGCAGTTTAAAACAAAAGAGGGAACGTATGACATCACAAAAATGATGAATACGATGGGGCAGGCGGTGCAAGTGATGAACCAGATGAGCGGTCTCGTAAAAGGATTAACGCAAACGTTTAAATTGTAA
- a CDS encoding heat-shock protein Hsp20 — MKKDLSHILDSFFDDQSLKKLLHTLDEYVHRTFSPIYIPIDVRETNEEYVIIAHLPNATRDRVHLQFIDNTRLLLSVIYDEQIETIDDEKKFVQRKRTYERATKSIFLPYPVSESDIQASFQDGKLTIRLPQRKTFIPIE; from the coding sequence ATGAAAAAAGATTTGTCTCATATACTTGATTCATTTTTTGATGATCAGTCATTGAAAAAACTGTTGCACACGCTTGATGAATATGTGCATCGTACATTTTCACCGATCTATATCCCGATCGATGTACGTGAAACAAATGAAGAATACGTCATCATCGCCCATCTTCCGAATGCAACACGCGATCGCGTCCATCTGCAGTTTATAGACAATACACGTCTATTGTTGTCGGTTATTTATGATGAGCAAATAGAAACGATCGATGACGAAAAGAAATTCGTTCAGCGCAAGCGCACGTATGAACGAGCGACAAAATCGATTTTCCTTCCTTATCCTGTAAGTGAATCAGACATTCAAGCATCATTTCAAGATGGCAAACTCACGATTCGTCTCCCACAGAGAAAAACATTTATCCCAATCGAATAA